From a single Botrytis cinerea B05.10 chromosome 4, complete sequence genomic region:
- the Bcrfa1 gene encoding Bcrfa1, with translation MEVAKAQITQGALNAIFNDTDRVIKDFPVPVCQVVQVKPMGAGVDGQAERFRLVVSDIQNFVQCMLATQANHVIHDGKLTKGCFIRLKNYQANEVKGKRILIILDIDVIESLGTMEKIGEPTAVKVEEDVKPTNTSIAGSGFYGNKPQPQQPAAQDRALPSRNGPSSSSSHATIYPIESLSPYAHKWTIKARVTSKSDIRTWSKPNSEGKLFSVNLLDESGEIKATGFNEQCDALYETFQEGSVYYITSPCRVQIAKKQFSNINNDYELMFERDTLVEKAEDQDNVPQVRYNFSNIGDLQSIEKDSTVDLIAVLKEVGEISEITSKTTSKPYSKRELTLVDETGYSVRLTIWGKTATSFDASPESVVAFKGVKVSDFGGRSLSLLSSGSMSFDPDIQEAHKLKGWYDSQGRTSNFASHSNLASAGAAGGRQDPIKTIAQVKDEGLGMSEENTDYFSSRATIVYIKQDNFCYPACLNENCNKKVVDQNDGTWRCEKCNQSHPKPEYRYILALNVNDHTGQMWLTAFDEVGRLIMGKSADELMELKENDPPAMERVFEDANCKMMTFKVRCKTDTYQDQARVRYSVMSALAVNYAADALKLAELIKAYNID, from the exons ATGGAGGTCGCAAAAGCTCAAATTACTCAAGGTGCATTGAA TGCTATCTTCAATGATACTGATCGAGTAATAAAAGATTTCCCGGTACCAGTATGCCAGGTAGTACAAGTCAAACCTATGGGTGCGGGTGTAGATGGACAAGCCGAAAGATTCAGACTCGTCGTGAGCGACATTCAAAACTTTGTACAGTGCATGCTTGCCACTC AGGCAAACCATGTAATCCACGACGGAAAGTTGACAAAAGGCTGCTTCATCCGTCTGAAGAACTACCAGGCGAATGAAGTCAAGGGAAAAAG AATTCTGATTATTCTCGATATCGATGTTATCGAAAGCTTGGGCACTATGGAGAAGATTGGAGAACCAACCGCGGTCAAAGTCGAGGAGGATGTGAAGCCAACAAATACCAGCATCGCCGGAAGTGGCTTCTACGGAAACAAACCTCAACCCCAACAACCTGCAGCCCAAGATCGTGCACTCCCATCCCGCAACGGACCCTCTAGCTCCTCATCACACGCCACTATATATCCCATTGAGTCTTTATCGCCATATGCCCATAAATGGACAATCAAAGCAAGAGTTACAAGCAAGTCAGATATCAGAACATGGTCCAAGCCGAATAGTGAAGGAAAGCTCTTCAGCGTCAATCTTCTCGATGAGAGTGGCGAGATTAAGGCTACGGGTTTCAACGAACAGTGCGATGCTTTATATGAGACTTTTCAAGAAGGTAGCGTCTATTACATTACAAGTCCATGTCGTGTTCAAATCGCCAAGAAGCAATTCTCCAACATAAATAATGACTATGAGCTTATGTTCGAACGAGATACCCTGGTAGAGAAAGCTGAAGACCAAGATAACGTCCCTCAAGTACGATATAACTTTTCGAACATTGGAGATTTACAGTCTATTGAAAAAGACAGCACAGTTGATCTCATTGCTGTGCTCAAGGAAGTTGGAGAGATTTCAGAAATTACGTCGAAGACGACGAGCAAACCCTACAGCAAAAGAGAGTTAACCTTGGTTGATGAGACCGGATATTCCGTACGATTGACTATATGGGGCAAGACAGCAACCTCTTTTGATGCCAGTCCAGAGTCTGTCGTGGCTTTCAAGGGTGTCAAAGTTTCCGATTTCGGTGGTAGAAGTCTGAGCTTGTTATCTTCTGGCTCTATGTCTTTTGACCCAGATATTCAAGAAGCACACAAACTCAAGGGGTGGTATGACTCCCAAGGTCGTACTTCTAACTTTGCCTCTCATAGCAATTTGGCCAGTGCTGGAGCAGCAGGAGGCCGCCAAGATCCCATCAAGACCATCGCTCAAGTCAAGGACGAAGGTCTTGGAATGTCTGAGGAGAACACAGACTACTTCTCTTCTAGAGCCACCATCGTCTACATTAAACAAGATAACTTTTGCTACCCAGCTTGCCTCAACGAGAACTGCAACAAGAAAGTCGTTGACCAAAATGATGGTACCTGGCGCTGCGAGAAATGTAACCAAAGTCACCCCAAACCCGAATATCGCTATATTCTTGCCTTGAATGTCAACGATCATACGGGCCAAATGTGGTTAACGGCATTTGATGAAGTGGGAAGACTGATCATGGGAAAGAGTGCAGATGAGCTAATGGAGCTGAAGGAGAATGACCCACCAGCTATGGAGAGAGTGTTTGAGGATGCAAACTGCAAGATGATGACATTCAAGGTTCGATGCAAAACTGACACATATCAAGATCAAGCAAG GGTTCGATATTCAGTCATGTCAGCCTTGGCTGTAAATTACGCTGCTGATGCTCTGAAGTTGGCGGAGTTGATCAAGGCGTACAACATTGATTAG